A genome region from Sceloporus undulatus isolate JIND9_A2432 ecotype Alabama chromosome 1, SceUnd_v1.1, whole genome shotgun sequence includes the following:
- the LOC121919462 gene encoding uncharacterized protein LOC121919462 isoform X1 encodes MPKERSSTTKTDGSGSSTAKTGTGGQVKTGARVADSPILFFPPDAPRDSVSSKKKAPSTISSTPEVPAAKKAKSQNHAKSRSEAGTDKEGSRGRPRSRSHSPRSKDRRPASSDRRHAAKGRSPHKKPAAVDVPPVMVSHPPVAEPSTSTTALDVNLDEEGTRSHRRRLPTPSPVWDLAVDQYFYDSESDRFYMAVPRDVTMLKFPPRDDRYREDIASRTSAHPRSPPHRGTAQARTETVVHTIPSDSEPDLPPKSEVPSDDDDRADDFSLGLQQPEPASPTYDVRSFSEHVIKMSRALDIELAYPEEAAKDPIERWVQGRVQTPPSIPFLPSLESLVKRSWDAPASLLGPPRKIESLYKVSSPNAPWLASHPRLNSAIVEGAQRTSSQRQSSLPLDKEAKKIDALVRKAYTASALTVKAINYTACMGAYVQTLMEGISPIMPDVPDEAQRTLAEIRDEAHSIGSWLITASRNMAECTGRAMAASIALRRHAWLRGSDLNQGVRSAIEEMPIDDSGLFHVDTDDKLNRKFRMKAAARKHGMSALGTLPFRKRFRPWHHQQGSLVRDSGLERRLLSCGNSGVPPEIPHLRHRLRRIPVQRPPVRPGHSYKGLHEVHGPGGGLPSPKRLQSLPIPGRLAVCSPLARRAVERHLLHSGSPVGLGAGCQPGKVSSGPSQAGPVHRLHSRLRGMHRISPSGPFPNLVSRSEVRSGPQESEG; translated from the exons ATGCCCAAAGAGCGCTCTTCGACCACCAAGACGGATGGTTCCGGGTCGTCCACCGCGAAGACTGGTACCGGCGGCCAAGTCAAGACGGGCGCAAGGGTCGCTGATAGTCCGATCCTGTTCTTCCCTCCTGACGCGCCACGGGATTCGGTCTCCTCCAAGAAGAAGGCTCCGTCCACGATCAGTTCCACTCCAGAGGTCCCAGCGGCAAAGAAGGCTAAGTCCCAGAATCATGCCAAGTCCCGTTCCGAAGCCGGGACCGACAAGGAGGGTTCTCGGGGCCGCCCACGCTCCCGATCTCATTCCCCGCGATCCAAGGACCGCCGGCCGGCGTCCTCTGACCGACGACACGCCGCTAAGGGCCGCTCCCCGCATAAGAAGCCCGCCGCTGTGGATGTTCCACCTGTCATGGTGAGCCATCCTCCAGTTGCGGAGCCGTCGACTTCTACGACCGCTTTGGATGTCAACCTGGACGAGGAAGGGACCCGTTCTCACAGGAGGAGGTTACCAACGCCCTCACCAGTGTGGGACTTAGCTGTCGATCAATACTTCTACGACTCGGAGTCTGACAGGTTTTACATGGCCGTTCCCAGGGACGTGACTATGTTGAAGTTTCCTCCTAGAGACGATCGGTACCGAGAGGACATAGCATCTCGTACCTCGGCGCACCCTCGCTCCCCTCCTCACCGTGGGACTGCTCAGGCTAGAACGGAGACGGTGGTGCATACTATCCCTTCCGACTCAGAGCCGGATCTTCCCCCCAAATCCGAGGTGCCTTCAGATGATGATGACCGTGCGGACGACTTCTCCTTGGGCCTCCAACAACCAGAGCCTGCTTCGCCGACCTATGACGTGCGCTCCTTTAGTGAACATGTTATTAAAATGTCCCGCGCCTTGGACATCGAGTTGGCCTATCCTGAGGAAGCAGCCAAGGATCCGATCGAGCGATGGGTGCAAGGCCGGGTGCAGACACCGCCGTCGATACCGTTCTTGCCCTCGCTGGAGTCCCTTGTCAAACGCTCTTGGGATGCTCCCGCTTCGCTTTTGGGACCGCCGCGCAAGATAGAGTCCCTCTATAAGGTGTCATCTCCCAATGCCCCCTGGCTGGCTTCCCACCCTCGCCTCAACTCCGCAATTGTTGAAGGAGCCCAGCGCACCTCCTCACAACGTCAATCCTCGCTCCCCTTGGACAAGGAGGCCAAGAAGATTGATGCCCTCGTGAGGAAGGCATACACAGCATCGGCGTTGACGGTCAAAGCCATAAATTACACCGCCTGTATGGGGGCTTAtgtccagaccctcatggagggAATCTCTCCGATCATGCCGGATGTCCCTGATGAGGCACAGCGCACCTTGgcggagatcagggacgaggcgcaCTCAATCGGAAGCTGGCTGATCACCgcttccaggaatatggcagaGTGCACCGGTAGAGCCATGGCAGCCTCCATCGCGCTTCGACGTCATGCCTGGCTTCGTGGGTCGGACCTCAACCAAGGCGTCCGGTCCGCAATTGAGGAGATGCCCATCGATGACTCGGGGCTCTTCCATGTCGACACGGATGACAAGCTAAACAGAAAGTTTAGAATGAAGGCGGCGGCTAGGAAGCACGGCATGTCTGCCCTGGGCACTCTTCCGTTCCGAAAGCGATTCCGTCCCTGGCATCACCAACAAG GATCTCTGGTTCGCGACAGTGGACTTGAAAGACGCTTACTTTCATGTGggaattcgggagtcccaccggagattcctcacCTTCGCCATCGGCTCCGTCGCATACCAGTACAACGTCCTCCTGTTCGGCCTGGCCACAGCTAcaagggtcttcacgaagtgcatggccccgGTGGTGGCTTACCTTCACCGAAAAGGCTTCAGagtcttcccatacctggacgactggctgtttgcagccccCTCGCGAGAAGAGCTGTAGAGCGGCATCTGCTTCACTCTGGATCTCCTGTCGGACTTGGGGCTGGTTGTCAACCTGGAAAAGTCTCATCTGGTCCCAGCCAAGCAGGTCCGGTTCATCGGCTCCATTCTCGACTCCGAGGAATGCACCGCATATCTCCCTCAGGACCGTTTCCAAACCTTGTCAGTCGCAGTGAGGTTCGTTCGGGCCCACAGGAGAGTGAAGGCTAG
- the LOC121919462 gene encoding uncharacterized protein LOC121919462 isoform X2: MPKERSSTTKTDGSGSSTAKTGTGGQVKTGARVADSPILFFPPDAPRDSVSSKKKAPSTISSTPEVPAAKKAKSQNHAKSRSEAGTDKEGSRGRPRSRSHSPRSKDRRPASSDRRHAAKGRSPHKKPAAVDVPPVMVSHPPVAEPSTSTTALDVNLDEEGTRSHRRRLPTPSPVWDLAVDQYFYDSESDRFYMAVPRDVTMLKFPPRDDRYREDIASRTSAHPRSPPHRGTAQARTETVVHTIPSDSEPDLPPKSEVPSDDDDRADDFSLGLQQPEPASPTYDVRSFSEHVIKMSRALDIELAYPEEAAKDPIERWVQGRVQTPPSIPFLPSLESLVKRSWDAPASLLGPPRKIESLYKVSSPNAPWLASHPRLNSAIVEGAQRTSSQRQSSLPLDKEAKKIDALVRKAYTASALTVKAINYTACMGAYVQTLMEGISPIMPDVPDEAQRTLAEIRDEAHSIGSWLITASRNMAECTGRAMAASIALRRHAWLRGSDLNQGVRSAIEEMPIDDSGLFHVDTDDKLNRKFRMKAAARKHGMSALGTLPFRKRFRPWHHQQGQSQRPFYQDRQFNQQGSQRQRISGSRQWT; encoded by the exons ATGCCCAAAGAGCGCTCTTCGACCACCAAGACGGATGGTTCCGGGTCGTCCACCGCGAAGACTGGTACCGGCGGCCAAGTCAAGACGGGCGCAAGGGTCGCTGATAGTCCGATCCTGTTCTTCCCTCCTGACGCGCCACGGGATTCGGTCTCCTCCAAGAAGAAGGCTCCGTCCACGATCAGTTCCACTCCAGAGGTCCCAGCGGCAAAGAAGGCTAAGTCCCAGAATCATGCCAAGTCCCGTTCCGAAGCCGGGACCGACAAGGAGGGTTCTCGGGGCCGCCCACGCTCCCGATCTCATTCCCCGCGATCCAAGGACCGCCGGCCGGCGTCCTCTGACCGACGACACGCCGCTAAGGGCCGCTCCCCGCATAAGAAGCCCGCCGCTGTGGATGTTCCACCTGTCATGGTGAGCCATCCTCCAGTTGCGGAGCCGTCGACTTCTACGACCGCTTTGGATGTCAACCTGGACGAGGAAGGGACCCGTTCTCACAGGAGGAGGTTACCAACGCCCTCACCAGTGTGGGACTTAGCTGTCGATCAATACTTCTACGACTCGGAGTCTGACAGGTTTTACATGGCCGTTCCCAGGGACGTGACTATGTTGAAGTTTCCTCCTAGAGACGATCGGTACCGAGAGGACATAGCATCTCGTACCTCGGCGCACCCTCGCTCCCCTCCTCACCGTGGGACTGCTCAGGCTAGAACGGAGACGGTGGTGCATACTATCCCTTCCGACTCAGAGCCGGATCTTCCCCCCAAATCCGAGGTGCCTTCAGATGATGATGACCGTGCGGACGACTTCTCCTTGGGCCTCCAACAACCAGAGCCTGCTTCGCCGACCTATGACGTGCGCTCCTTTAGTGAACATGTTATTAAAATGTCCCGCGCCTTGGACATCGAGTTGGCCTATCCTGAGGAAGCAGCCAAGGATCCGATCGAGCGATGGGTGCAAGGCCGGGTGCAGACACCGCCGTCGATACCGTTCTTGCCCTCGCTGGAGTCCCTTGTCAAACGCTCTTGGGATGCTCCCGCTTCGCTTTTGGGACCGCCGCGCAAGATAGAGTCCCTCTATAAGGTGTCATCTCCCAATGCCCCCTGGCTGGCTTCCCACCCTCGCCTCAACTCCGCAATTGTTGAAGGAGCCCAGCGCACCTCCTCACAACGTCAATCCTCGCTCCCCTTGGACAAGGAGGCCAAGAAGATTGATGCCCTCGTGAGGAAGGCATACACAGCATCGGCGTTGACGGTCAAAGCCATAAATTACACCGCCTGTATGGGGGCTTAtgtccagaccctcatggagggAATCTCTCCGATCATGCCGGATGTCCCTGATGAGGCACAGCGCACCTTGgcggagatcagggacgaggcgcaCTCAATCGGAAGCTGGCTGATCACCgcttccaggaatatggcagaGTGCACCGGTAGAGCCATGGCAGCCTCCATCGCGCTTCGACGTCATGCCTGGCTTCGTGGGTCGGACCTCAACCAAGGCGTCCGGTCCGCAATTGAGGAGATGCCCATCGATGACTCGGGGCTCTTCCATGTCGACACGGATGACAAGCTAAACAGAAAGTTTAGAATGAAGGCGGCGGCTAGGAAGCACGGCATGTCTGCCCTGGGCACTCTTCCGTTCCGAAAGCGATTCCGTCCCTGGCATCACCAACAAGGTCAGTCCCAGAGACCATTCTATCAGGATCGCCAGTTCAATCAACAGGGCTCCCAGCGACAGAG GATCTCTGGTTCGCGACAGTGGACTTGA